The following DNA comes from Pseudomonas sp. MYb118.
CCGACAACAACAATAAAAAAGGTGATCACGATGAACTGTCTAATCTGCGTAGGCGTCGCCGAACGCATTCTCTGTTCGGGCCCCTGGGAAGAGCGGGACTGCCCCGAGTGCGGGCGCTATCGGGTGTCGGACGAACTTATCCTGGCCTTGATCGACCAAGGTCAGATATTCGATGTGAGCAAAACCCGGCGCTGGCTCGATGACCAACGCACGGCAGGCTGCACGCCGTCGATTGAAGTGCACGAAGCCTTGCTGGTGCCATAGGCCACCAACCGCTTCCCCAAATGCCGTCGCAAGCTAAGGCGTGAACTGCTCGTTCAACCACGCCTTGAGCGCCTGCGTCGCCGCTGAAGTGAACCGCGCCGACGGCCGGATAAAGTAAATACCACCCCGTTCGCCCAACTCCCACTCGGGCAACACTCGAACCAGATCACCATCGCGCAAGGCATCAGCGAACAACCAGTCACCGGCGCCCAGCACCCCAACACCGGCACACGCAGCGCTGAGCAGGGCTTCGCTGTCATTGGAAGTCAATGAACCCTGGGCGCGGATGGACACCTGTTCTTGCCCGTCGGTCAGGTGCCAGATGGGATGCGAGGCGAGCCCGGAGAAACCCAGGCAGTTGTGCGCCGACAGATCATCGGGTGAGCCCGGCCAACCCTGTCGTTCCAGGTAGGACGGTGCGGCGCACAGGATACGCCGGTAATCGCCCAGGCGCTGGGCGACCAAGCGGCTGTCCTGCAACTCACCGATGCGGATGGCCGCGTCGAAACCTTCAGCGATCACGTCGACAAAACGTTCGCTGTACTCGACCTCAAGCTCCAACTCTGGATGAGCCAACAGAAAGGCAGGCAGGCGCGGCGCCAGCCAGCGCCGGCCCATCGCCCCCGGCACCGCCAAACGCAGGCGTCCGCGTACCTCGGCGGCGCCCATCGACGCTTCCTGCTCGGCCTCGGCGATCCATTCGCTGGCCTGGCGCAAGCGCGACACCAGGCGCTGTCCGGCGTCGGTCAGGCGCACATGGCGGGTGCTGCGCTCAATCAGCCGCACGCCCAGGCGCATCTCCATGGCACTGATGCGCCTGGAAATCACCGTGGCGTGACGTTGCAGCAGACGCGCTGCGGCAACAAAGGAGCCTTGGGATTCGAGGGCGAGCAGGGCGGCCATTTCGTCGGCGTGTTGGCTATCCAGGGTCATGGGGCTTCCAGATCAATCGGGGATCAGCAGGATCGTACCTCGGGATCGGCCGGATTCCAGTTCTTCGTGCGCCTTGGCCGCGTCATGCAGTGGATAGGTCTTCCAGATCTGCGGCTGGATGATGCCTTGTTGCAGCGCCGCAAGCACCTCCTGCGCGCGCATCTGGTATTCCTCGGTGGTGGCCGTGTGGGCGGCGAGGGATGGCCGGGTCAGGAACAGCGAGCCCTTGGCATTGAGCAGGCCGACCTCAACCGCGGCAGGGGCACCCGACGATGCGCCGAACGACACCATCATCCCCCGCGGGCGCAGGCAATCCAGCGAGGCGGCAAAACTCAACCGGCCAATCGGGTCGTAGACCACATCGACTTTGCGGCCGCCGGTGAACTCGCTGACCTGCTGCGCCAGGCGTTGCGGGTCGAACACCAGCACCTCGTCGCAGCCAGCGGCGCGTGCCTTGTCAATGCTGCCGGCGCGGGACACCACACCAATCACACACGCGCCCAGGTGCTTGGCCCAGCGCGCCATGATATCGCCGACACCGCCGGCCACACCGTACAACAGCACCGTGCTGCCGGGCCCGACCGGGTAGGTGGACTTCAACAGGTAATGTGCGGTAATGCCCTTGAACAAGGTGGCGGCGGCCGCCTCGAAACTCACCTCGTCCGGCAGGTGCACCAAACGATGGGCCGGCATCAGGCGCCCGCTGGCATAACCACCCAACGGGCCGGTGGCGTAGGCAACGCGATCACCGGGGGCAAAATCCTGGACGTCGCTGCCCACCGCCGTGACGACACCGGCCCCCTCAAGCCCGAGCCCCGAGGGCAACGGCACGGCCACTGCGCCGTTACGCTGGGTCACGTCGAGAAAATTGACGCCGATGGCTTTCTGTTCCACCCAGACTTCGCCCGCGCCGGGACGGGCGGGCGTGAGCGGATGCACTTCGATGACGTCGGCCGCGCCGGCCGACTGGATGCGGATCACGGAACCCATGGTGTTCACCTTCATGTGTGGATGTCGGTGAACCTTACGGGTTATCGCAGGATAGATAATCGGGGTTTGGCGCAGGTCACTGCTGCATGGGGTGCAGCAGTCCTGTCAGCCGATCACCATCGACTTGGCTTCGAGGAAGGCTTGCAGCCCGTACAGGCCGTTCTCCCGGCCAATGCCGGACTGCTTGAAGCCGCCAAACGGCGCGAGGGGGTCGATGGCGCTGCGGTTGATCAGCACGCCACCGGCTTGCAGTTGCAGGGCGATCTTTTGCGCACGAGCGACGTTCGCCGAGAACACGTAGGCCTGTAGCCCGTAGACCGAGTCGTTGGCCATCGCCACGGCCTCGTCGTCCGTTTCGTAGGTGAGGATCGACAGCACCGGGCCGAAGATTTCTTCCCGGGCGATAGTCATGTCGTTGCGCACCTGGGCGAACACGGTCAGCTTGACGTAGTAACCGCGGTCCAGGCCCTCGGGGCGTCCTTCGCCACCGGCAATCAAAGTGGCGCCTTGTTCGAGGCCCAGGCGGATGTAGCGCTGGATGCGTTCATATTGATCTTGGCTGGCCAGCGGGCCGATGGCGGTGGCCGGGTCATGGGGATCACCGACTTGCAACGTGGCCACGTGCGCGCGCACCCGCAGCAGCACTTCCTCAAGACGCTGGCGTGGCACCAGCAGGCGGGTGCCGGCGATGCACGCCTGGCCGTTGTTCATGAAGGCGGCCGCCACGGCCTGCGGGATGACCGTGGCGAGGTCGGCGTCGTCGAGCACGATGCTTGCCGATTTGCCGGTCAGGCCCAGGCTCACACGCTTCATCGTGTCCACGGCTGCGCGGGCGATCAGCTTGCCGGTCTGGGTCGAGCCGGTGAAGGAGATCTTCGCCACGTCGGCGCTGGTGCTCAATTCATCACCGACGTCCTCGCCACGTCCGAGCAGGATATTGAAGAACCCGTCGGGCAGGCCGGCGGCGTGCAGCGCCTGGGCGGTCACTTCGGTTTGCCAGGGGCTCAGTTCGCTCGGCTTGATCACCGAGGCGCAACCGGCGCCCAGGGCTGAGGCCAGTTTGTTGCAGATGGTGCCGGCGACGCTGTTCCACGGCACGATCAGCGCCGAGACACCAACTGGCACCTGGTGCACCACGCCGTCGCCCAGGCGTTGGGTGAAGTCGTAGGTCGTGAGGATATCGGCGGTGCGGGCGAAGCACTGCGAGGCGTACTGGCTGACCCACTGCGCACGGGAAACCGGGCCGCCGTATTCCTCGATGGAGACGTCGCGAATGTCATCGGCGCGGGCGAGCAGGGCGGCTTGCAGTGCCCTGAGCATGTCGATGCGTTCGGCTTTAGTGGTTTGCCCGAGCGACGGTTGGGCACGCTTGGCTGCGGCGATGGCGGCCTTGGCGTCGTCGCGGTTGGCCAGGGTGGTCGTGCCGATGACCTGCTCGGTCGCCGGGTTGATGCTGTGTATCAGCGTTTCCCCGTGTACGGGGACGAAACGGCCATTGATGTAAGCCTGGTTGAACTGGCGCATGACACGCTCCTCAAGATTAGCCCGAAGGGGTTGAGTGCCAGTTTAGGGCTGAGCTATTGTCTGGACTATACAGGCAAAGCCGCATGAACCATTTGGAAAATCAGGACAATGCACAAAAGCGGACTCACCGATTTGCACGTGGTGCTGGCCGTGGCTAGGCGCCAGAGCTTTCGCGCCGCCGCCGTGGAACTGGAAATGTCCACCTCGGCGGTGAGCAGCGCGGTGGCAGGGCTGGAAGCGCGCCTGGGCTCGCGGTTGTTCCATCGCACCACCCGCAGCGTGGCGTTGACCGATGCCGGCCGCCAGTTCGTCGAGCAGATCGCCCCGGCGGTCAAGCAGATCGAAGAAGCCATGACCACGGTCAGTGACCAGCGCCTGGTACCGTCGGGCAGTTTGCGCATCAACAGTTCACTGGGGGCGGCGTTGATGGGCTGGCAGCCGTTCATGGCCGAGTTTTCCAGGCGCTATCCGCAGGTGACGCTGGACATCGTCACCGAAGGCGAGCTGGTGGACATCATCGCCGAGGGTTTCGATGCCGGGCTGCGGCCCGCACACCTGGTGCCCAAGGACATGATTCGCGTGCCGCTCACCGAGGCGGTGCCGATGGTCATCGTCGGTTCGGCAGACTACTTCGCCCAGCACACCCGGCCCAAGCGCATCAGCGACCTGACTAGCCACGCCTGCATCCGCGCCCGCCTGCCCAATGGCACGCCGTCGCCCTGGCAATTGAAGTCCAGGGGCAAGACGGTGACGGTGGATGTGCCGGGCACGCTGGTGCTGGATGCGCCGCTGATGATGCGCCAGGCGGCGCTGTCATCGCTGGGTTTGGCGCAACTGGCGCGCTGGTATGTGGCGGACGATCTCGACAGCGGCGCGTTGGTTGCCGTGCTCGAGGATTGCGCAATGCAAACGCCTGGGCTGTGCCTGTATTACTCAGGGCATCGCCATGTGCCGGCGGCGTTGCGGGCGTTTGTTGAGTTGATTCAGGAAATGCGGGGTAAATGACCTGCTGGAAGCCCGCGGTGTTTGGACTTCCATCGCGAGCAGGCTCGCTCCCACAGTGGGCGGCGGTGTGCCGAGATCTTGCGGTGCACACAAAACCCTGTGGGAGCGGGCTTGCTCGCGAAGGTTGTTAACGATGACGCGGGCTGTCTGGATGTCCGCGGTGCCTGGGCCATCATTCGCGAGCAAGCCCGCTCCCACAGGGGAATGCGGTGTGCCGAGATGTTGCGGTGCACACATAACTCTGTGGGAGCGAGCCTGCTCGCGATGGTCGTCAACGATGACATGGGCTATCTGAACACCCGCCCAGAAGGATCAGAAATCGTACCGCGTGCTGAGCATCACGTTCCGTGGATCGCCGTAGTAGCCACTGTAGAACGTAGTATCCAGCGCGCTCAGGTATTTCTTGTCGAACACGTTGTTGACGTTGAGCGTGGCCGAAAGCTGGTCGGTCAGTTGATAGCGGGCCATCAGGTCGAAGACCGCGTAATCGTCCTGTTTGGCCTTGACCGTGCCCGGCAGCCCGGCCGGGGTGGCGGTGAAGTGGATGCCGCTTTGCCAGTTCATGCCACCGCCCACGGTCAGGCGATTGAGTTCGCCGGGCAGGCGGTAGGTGTTCCACAGTTTGACCGTGGTGGCCGGGCTGACGGTGTTGACCCGTTCGCCATCGGCGTCCTTGGTGATGCTGTGGTTGTAGCTGGCGCTGAGATTCCAGTCGGGCAGCACTTCACCGTTGAGCTCCATCTCGAAGCCCTTGGTCGTCGCCCCGTTCACCGCGCGGTAGGCGGCTGTGGTGGTGCCGGGGATCACTTGGCCGGGGTCGACTTCGGCGAGGTTGTCCTGCTTGATCACGAACGCCGCGACGCTGGTGTTCAGGCGCCCACCCAAATATTCGCTCTTGATACCGACTTCGTAGTTGTCGCCTTCGCGGGGTTTCAACGTCGCTCCATCGCGGTCGCGCACGCTCTGCGGCTTGAAGATGTTGGTGTAGCTGGCATACACCGAGTGGACGTCATTGAGGTCGTAGACCACGCCGGCATAGGGCGTGACGACCCCGGTTTCCTTGTACGTGGTGACGCGGTTCAGCGCCGGGGTGACCACGTAGCTCAGGTCGTAGGTGTAGTCGTAGTCGCTGGCCCGTGCGCCGAGGATCACCGAAAGATCATCGGTGGGGCGCAGGCGGGTGGCGAAGTAGGTGCCGCGCTGGTAGATGGTGGTGTCGCCGTCGTACAGCTTGCCCAGCGAAGTGTTGGCGCCGGCGGTGTAGTTGTCCCAGGTGTAGATGTTGACCGCACGGCCTTCGACGGCGGTGCCGCGTAGCGGGCTGTGGCGGTTTTCGTACTTGGAATAGTTGTAGCCGACGATCGCCTCGTGACGGCGGCCGAACAGTTCGAACGGGCCCTGTGCCTGCACATCGACGCCGGTCTGTTTCTGCCAGGTGCTGCCGGCGCCGCCATACAGACGAACCCCTGCGCCGGTGGTCTTGTCGGGGAAGCCCCAGCTGGCGGTGGCCAGTTCGTAGTCGCTGCGGTCGATGTACATCTGGTTCAGCGAGGCCTTCAACGTCCAGTCATGGGCGAGTTTCTGTTCCAGGCTGACGAAACTGTTGAGGGTGTTCTGCTCGTTGGAACTCCAGCGTGCCGCGCTGTTAGTGGAACGCGAGAAATCGGTCTGCTGGCCATTGCTGTAGAACAACGGGAAGGCCACGGAGGAGGAGGCCTCGGGTTTGTTCTTCTGATAATCAGCGCCGACGGTCAGCAGGGTGCTGTCGCTCAGGTCAGCCTCGAGAATGCCGTAGTAGACCTCGCGCTCCTGATGATAGTGATCCATGAAACTGTCGTTCTGCTGATAGGCGATCACCGTGCGCCCGCGAACATTGCCGGTGGGCGTCAACGGACCGGACAGGTCAACCTCGCCACGGTACTTGTTCCACGAGCCCAGCCCGCCGCTGATGTGGCCCTGGAACTGTTCGGTGGGGCGCTTGCGCACCATGTTGATGGTGGCCGAGGGGTCGCCTGTACCGGTCATCAAGCCGGTGGCGCCGCGCAGTACTTCGACACGGTCATAGATCGCCATGTCGGCCAGGCTCTGTGCCGAGACCTGGCTGACGATGTCCAGCGTGGTGGGAATGCCGTCGAACTGGAAGTTGTCGACCGAGTAGCCACGCGAGTAGATGTTGAAGCGCTCGCTGCCCAGGTTCTGCACCGTGATGCCGGGTGTCTGTTCGAGCACTTCGGGAAGGCTGGCGAGGTTCTGGTCGTCCATGCGCTGGCGGGTCATGACACTGACCGACTGCGGCGTTTCACGCAGCGGCAGGTTCATTTTCGTCGCGGTGTTGGTGCTGCCGGTGGTGTACGAACCGGTGCCCTCGGTGGTGGTGCCGAGCGCCGCGCCGTTGATGTTGGTGGCACCCAGTTCAAGCACGTCATCGCTGCCCCGTGGTGCCAGCAGGTAGTCGCCGGACGCGCTCTGCATCACCTTCAAGCCGCTGCCGTCGAGGATTTTCGCGAACCCCTGTTCCAGCGTGTAGCTGCCCTGCAACCCCTGGCTCTGCTTGCCGCTGGTGAGGCCGGCCTCGAAGGACAGCACCACGCCGGACTCGTTGGCGAAGCGGCCAATGACCGTGCCCAGCGGACCTGGCTGGATGGCGTACTGACGCACGACGGATTGCGCCAGGGCCTGGCTGCTGGAACTCAGCAGCGGTTGGACAAGGCCGACTTGCAACGCCAGGGTCGTGCCGAGAATGGCCATGGCCAGCGGTTTGCGCGAATGGGGCAGGGAGCGGGAGGGGCGACGCATGAAGACTCCTTCGAATGCAATGAGGCTGTTTGCAGAAGGAGTCGCGTGAGCAGCTGCAAATCGACAACGGTAATGAGAATATTTTTCGAAAAGGTGTTCCCGACCCATCAGGCGCGTGGTTTGACCGTGATCCAGTAGCGTGTCCGCGACTGAATCTGTACGGGAAGTGCCTGGCTGATCGCCGCCAGCGCACGGTCGGTGTCGTCCAGCGGGAACGCCCCGGACAGACGCAAGCCGGCAACCTCTGGCGAGCATTGGATGAAGCCCGGTCGGTAGCGTTGCAATTCACTCAGCGCGTGGTCCAGGCGCCAGTCGTCGATCACCAGGCGGCCATTGCGCCAGGCGTCCTGATCGGGGCCGAGCGGTTGTGGTGTCAGAGGACCATCGCTGAAGTCCAGGCGGTTGCCGGCCTGCACCACAAGCTCATCGCCAGCGGACCGGTTGCGTACCGCGACGGCGTGCTCGAAGACGTTGAGTTCGGTATGGGCGTCGTACTGCCTGACGCTGAAGCGAGTACCCAGTGCACGCATCTCGCCCTGGGCGCTGCGCACCTTGAGCGGGCGTGGGTCCTTGGCGGTCTGCACCCAGATTTCCCCGGCACGCAGGATGATCAGGCGCTGGCCGGCGTCGTAGCGGATGTCCACGGCGCTGGCGGTGTTGAGGGTGATCAGGGTGCCGTCGTCGAGGTTCAGACTGCGGCGTTCGCCTGTGCGGGTGCGCAGGTCGGCCATCCACACCGGCGCCTCCCGGTAGCCGGACCACGCCAGCCCACAGGCGCCGGCCCCGAGCACCAGGCCCTTGAGCAGCGTGCGCCGGTCCAGGCGCGGTTCGCCGGTCAGCAGCGCCTGGCGAGCCAGTGGGCCGGACAGACCCTGGAGTTCGGCCTGGAACATTTCCAGGCGCTGCCAGGCCCATTGGTGCAGGGCGTCCTGTTGATGCCAGGCCTGCCATTGCCCACGCGTGCTTTCACAGCCTGGCGCGGCGCCCAGGCGGGCGTGCCACTGTGCGGCGTCGCGCAGGGCCGAACGTTGCCCGGCGGCGTTCATGCCTGCGCGTCCAGGGCGAACAACAGGCAGTGCTCAGTCGCCTTGGCCACGTACTTGGTCACCGAACTGACCGATACCCCGAGGCGCTCGGCGATCTCGATGTAGCCCATGCCGTCGAGCTGCGCGAACAGGAATGCCTGGCGCACCTTGTAGCCGAGCCCGTCGAGCATGGCATCGAGTTGCAGCAGGGTTTCCAGCATCAGCAGTTGCTGCTCGGGGGAGCAGGCGAGCAATTCCGGCTCCTGGGCCAGCGCGTCGAGGTAGGCCTGTTCGACACTGCGCCGGCGCAGGTGGTCGATCATCACGCGCTTGGCCACGGTGGCGAGGAAATGTCGCGGTTCACGCAGGGGATGGGCGAGGGTGCCGGACAGAAGACGGACGAAGGTGTCGTGGGAAATGTCCGCAGCCTTGTCCCGGTCGGCCAGCCGCTTGCGCAACCAGCCGGTGAGCCAACCGCAGTGATCGCGGTAGAGGCTGTCCACCTGCTGATGCAACGGCGAAGGCGGCAGAATGGCGGACATCACGGACTCCCTGTCGGCTTGTTTGAGGATAAGAATTAATCGCAATTGTATTCAGCGGCGGGCCATTTGGGAATAGCCCCCTGTAGGAGCGGGCTTGCCCGCGATGGTCGTTAACGATGAGGCGAGGTGCCTGGATGCCCGTGGTGCCTGGGCCACCATCGCGAGCAGGCTCGCTCCCACAGTAGACCGCGATCCCCTGTGGGAGCGGGCTTGCTCGCGATGGTCGTTAACGATGACGTAGACGGTCTGGATGCCCGCGGTGCCTGGGCTTGCATCGCGAGCAAGCTCGCTCCTACAGGGATTGCGGCATGCCGAAATTTTGCGGTGTGCGAGCAACACTGTGGGAGCGAGCCTGCTCGCGATGGTCGTTAACGATGACGTGGGCTGTCTGGATGCCCGCGGTGTCTGGGCTTGCATCGCGAGCAAGCTCGCTCCTACAGGGATTGCGGCATGCCGAGATTTCGCGGTGCACACCTAACCCTGTGGGAGCGGGCTTGCCCGCGATGGTTGTTAACGATGACGTAGACGGTCTGGACGCCCGCGGTGTCTGGGGTTCCATCGCGAGCAAGCCCGCTCCCACAGATGACCGCAAATCATGGACCAATCACGCACCCCACGGCCCAATTGCGCAGCCATTTCCCGACTGAACAAAACTGTCATATTCGCGATCACTTCAATGCACATAGTCAGCGGCCCAACGCTTAATAAGAGGCTGCACCGTGTTTCAACGTCTTGTGTGTTCGCTGTCCGTCCTGAGCCTGTCCATCGCCGCTGCCCACGCGGCCGATTCCGTCGAGCTCGATACGCCGATCCTGCAAAGCATCGACAACTTCCGCGATATCGCCGGCACTACCAACGCGTATTCCACGGCCCATGACGGCACGATGCGCAGCGGCGTGTTCTACCGTTCCAACGCGATCACGCCGTCGGCGGCGG
Coding sequences within:
- a CDS encoding LysR family transcriptional regulator, with product MTLDSQHADEMAALLALESQGSFVAAARLLQRHATVISRRISAMEMRLGVRLIERSTRHVRLTDAGQRLVSRLRQASEWIAEAEQEASMGAAEVRGRLRLAVPGAMGRRWLAPRLPAFLLAHPELELEVEYSERFVDVIAEGFDAAIRIGELQDSRLVAQRLGDYRRILCAAPSYLERQGWPGSPDDLSAHNCLGFSGLASHPIWHLTDGQEQVSIRAQGSLTSNDSEALLSAACAGVGVLGAGDWLFADALRDGDLVRVLPEWELGERGGIYFIRPSARFTSAATQALKAWLNEQFTP
- a CDS encoding quinone oxidoreductase — translated: MGSVIRIQSAGAADVIEVHPLTPARPGAGEVWVEQKAIGVNFLDVTQRNGAVAVPLPSGLGLEGAGVVTAVGSDVQDFAPGDRVAYATGPLGGYASGRLMPAHRLVHLPDEVSFEAAAATLFKGITAHYLLKSTYPVGPGSTVLLYGVAGGVGDIMARWAKHLGACVIGVVSRAGSIDKARAAGCDEVLVFDPQRLAQQVSEFTGGRKVDVVYDPIGRLSFAASLDCLRPRGMMVSFGASSGAPAAVEVGLLNAKGSLFLTRPSLAAHTATTEEYQMRAQEVLAALQQGIIQPQIWKTYPLHDAAKAHEELESGRSRGTILLIPD
- a CDS encoding aldehyde dehydrogenase family protein produces the protein MRQFNQAYINGRFVPVHGETLIHSINPATEQVIGTTTLANRDDAKAAIAAAKRAQPSLGQTTKAERIDMLRALQAALLARADDIRDVSIEEYGGPVSRAQWVSQYASQCFARTADILTTYDFTQRLGDGVVHQVPVGVSALIVPWNSVAGTICNKLASALGAGCASVIKPSELSPWQTEVTAQALHAAGLPDGFFNILLGRGEDVGDELSTSADVAKISFTGSTQTGKLIARAAVDTMKRVSLGLTGKSASIVLDDADLATVIPQAVAAAFMNNGQACIAGTRLLVPRQRLEEVLLRVRAHVATLQVGDPHDPATAIGPLASQDQYERIQRYIRLGLEQGATLIAGGEGRPEGLDRGYYVKLTVFAQVRNDMTIAREEIFGPVLSILTYETDDEAVAMANDSVYGLQAYVFSANVARAQKIALQLQAGGVLINRSAIDPLAPFGGFKQSGIGRENGLYGLQAFLEAKSMVIG
- a CDS encoding LysR family transcriptional regulator, with protein sequence MHKSGLTDLHVVLAVARRQSFRAAAVELEMSTSAVSSAVAGLEARLGSRLFHRTTRSVALTDAGRQFVEQIAPAVKQIEEAMTTVSDQRLVPSGSLRINSSLGAALMGWQPFMAEFSRRYPQVTLDIVTEGELVDIIAEGFDAGLRPAHLVPKDMIRVPLTEAVPMVIVGSADYFAQHTRPKRISDLTSHACIRARLPNGTPSPWQLKSRGKTVTVDVPGTLVLDAPLMMRQAALSSLGLAQLARWYVADDLDSGALVAVLEDCAMQTPGLCLYYSGHRHVPAALRAFVELIQEMRGK
- a CDS encoding TonB-dependent siderophore receptor; protein product: MRRPSRSLPHSRKPLAMAILGTTLALQVGLVQPLLSSSSQALAQSVVRQYAIQPGPLGTVIGRFANESGVVLSFEAGLTSGKQSQGLQGSYTLEQGFAKILDGSGLKVMQSASGDYLLAPRGSDDVLELGATNINGAALGTTTEGTGSYTTGSTNTATKMNLPLRETPQSVSVMTRQRMDDQNLASLPEVLEQTPGITVQNLGSERFNIYSRGYSVDNFQFDGIPTTLDIVSQVSAQSLADMAIYDRVEVLRGATGLMTGTGDPSATINMVRKRPTEQFQGHISGGLGSWNKYRGEVDLSGPLTPTGNVRGRTVIAYQQNDSFMDHYHQEREVYYGILEADLSDSTLLTVGADYQKNKPEASSSVAFPLFYSNGQQTDFSRSTNSAARWSSNEQNTLNSFVSLEQKLAHDWTLKASLNQMYIDRSDYELATASWGFPDKTTGAGVRLYGGAGSTWQKQTGVDVQAQGPFELFGRRHEAIVGYNYSKYENRHSPLRGTAVEGRAVNIYTWDNYTAGANTSLGKLYDGDTTIYQRGTYFATRLRPTDDLSVILGARASDYDYTYDLSYVVTPALNRVTTYKETGVVTPYAGVVYDLNDVHSVYASYTNIFKPQSVRDRDGATLKPREGDNYEVGIKSEYLGGRLNTSVAAFVIKQDNLAEVDPGQVIPGTTTAAYRAVNGATTKGFEMELNGEVLPDWNLSASYNHSITKDADGERVNTVSPATTVKLWNTYRLPGELNRLTVGGGMNWQSGIHFTATPAGLPGTVKAKQDDYAVFDLMARYQLTDQLSATLNVNNVFDKKYLSALDTTFYSGYYGDPRNVMLSTRYDF
- a CDS encoding FecR domain-containing protein translates to MNAAGQRSALRDAAQWHARLGAAPGCESTRGQWQAWHQQDALHQWAWQRLEMFQAELQGLSGPLARQALLTGEPRLDRRTLLKGLVLGAGACGLAWSGYREAPVWMADLRTRTGERRSLNLDDGTLITLNTASAVDIRYDAGQRLIILRAGEIWVQTAKDPRPLKVRSAQGEMRALGTRFSVRQYDAHTELNVFEHAVAVRNRSAGDELVVQAGNRLDFSDGPLTPQPLGPDQDAWRNGRLVIDDWRLDHALSELQRYRPGFIQCSPEVAGLRLSGAFPLDDTDRALAAISQALPVQIQSRTRYWITVKPRA
- a CDS encoding sigma-70 family RNA polymerase sigma factor; translation: MSAILPPSPLHQQVDSLYRDHCGWLTGWLRKRLADRDKAADISHDTFVRLLSGTLAHPLREPRHFLATVAKRVMIDHLRRRSVEQAYLDALAQEPELLACSPEQQLLMLETLLQLDAMLDGLGYKVRQAFLFAQLDGMGYIEIAERLGVSVSSVTKYVAKATEHCLLFALDAQA